The Columba livia isolate bColLiv1 breed racing homer chromosome 13, bColLiv1.pat.W.v2, whole genome shotgun sequence genome has a segment encoding these proteins:
- the ORC6 gene encoding origin recognition complex subunit 6 isoform X1, translating into MERGAVRRLAARLGLRDPAVIRKAEEYLRLSQVKCTGLMAQMTATSSAVMCLDLAASSMKQPADKSYFVKLSGLNKTTYQSSMKSLECLLEVNPRLGMRDLAVQFCCVEAVNTASRILQRYESSLSEAQQMDLDFSKPLFLTAALFTACRCLKLKVDKAKILSTSGVKKAIFDRLCHQLEKISQQLSKEDVPRVAETPENLQTELEHCKKENGSEDKEEIPCKWPKTETEQDYEEWKKKILEKATKAQETSRGTGSVVPPSNPSAACASS; encoded by the exons ATGGAGCGTGGGGCGGTGCGGCGGCTCGCGGCGCGGCTGGGGCTGCGCGACCCGGCGGTCATCAG aaaagctgaagagTACCTGCGGCTGTCCCAGGTGAAGTGCACAGGGCTGATGGCTCAGATGACGGCAACAAGCAGTGCTGTGATGTGCCTGGACCTGGCAGCCAGCTCCATGAAACAACCAGCTGACAAG AGCTATTTTGTGAAGCTCTCTGGTTTGAACAAGACAACGTACCAGAGTTCCATGAAGTCTTTGGAATGTTTGCTAGAGGTGAACCCCAGACTGGGGATGCGAGACTTGGCTGTGCAGTTCTGCTGCGTGGAGGCAGTGAACACTGCGTCAAGAATACTGCAGAG GTATGAATCCAGTCTCTCTGAAGCACAGCAAATGGACCTCGATTTCTCAAAACCACTTTTTCTAACAGCAGCACTATTCACTGCATGCAG gtgTTTGAAGCTAAAAGTGGACAAAGCTAAAATACTGTCTACATCTGGGGTGAAAAAAGCAATATTTGACCGGCTGTGCCATCAGCTGGAGAAGATaagccagcagctcagca aagaagaTGTTCCACGGGTTGCAGAGACACCTGAAAACTTGCAGACCGAACTGGAGCactgcaagaaggaaaatg GATCTGAAGACAAGGAGGAGATACCATGCAAATGGCCAAAGACTGAAACAGAGCAAGACTatgaagaatggaaaaagaaaatcctggaAAAAGCTACTAAGGCACAAGAGACAAGTAGGGGGACTGGCTCTGTAGTGCCACCTAGTAATCCGTCTGCTGCTTGCGCGTCATCTTGA
- the ORC6 gene encoding origin recognition complex subunit 6 isoform X2: MERGAVRRLAARLGLRDPAVIRKAEEYLRLSQVKCTGLMAQMTATSSAVMCLDLAASSMKQPADKSYFVKLSGLNKTTYQSSMKSLECLLEVNPRLGMRDLAVQFCCVEAVNTASRILQRYESSLSEAQQMDLDFSKPLFLTAALFTACRCLKLKVDKAKILSTSGVKKAIFDRLCHQLEKISQQLSKDVPRVAETPENLQTELEHCKKENGSEDKEEIPCKWPKTETEQDYEEWKKKILEKATKAQETSRGTGSVVPPSNPSAACASS; this comes from the exons ATGGAGCGTGGGGCGGTGCGGCGGCTCGCGGCGCGGCTGGGGCTGCGCGACCCGGCGGTCATCAG aaaagctgaagagTACCTGCGGCTGTCCCAGGTGAAGTGCACAGGGCTGATGGCTCAGATGACGGCAACAAGCAGTGCTGTGATGTGCCTGGACCTGGCAGCCAGCTCCATGAAACAACCAGCTGACAAG AGCTATTTTGTGAAGCTCTCTGGTTTGAACAAGACAACGTACCAGAGTTCCATGAAGTCTTTGGAATGTTTGCTAGAGGTGAACCCCAGACTGGGGATGCGAGACTTGGCTGTGCAGTTCTGCTGCGTGGAGGCAGTGAACACTGCGTCAAGAATACTGCAGAG GTATGAATCCAGTCTCTCTGAAGCACAGCAAATGGACCTCGATTTCTCAAAACCACTTTTTCTAACAGCAGCACTATTCACTGCATGCAG gtgTTTGAAGCTAAAAGTGGACAAAGCTAAAATACTGTCTACATCTGGGGTGAAAAAAGCAATATTTGACCGGCTGTGCCATCAGCTGGAGAAGATaagccagcagctcagca aagaTGTTCCACGGGTTGCAGAGACACCTGAAAACTTGCAGACCGAACTGGAGCactgcaagaaggaaaatg GATCTGAAGACAAGGAGGAGATACCATGCAAATGGCCAAAGACTGAAACAGAGCAAGACTatgaagaatggaaaaagaaaatcctggaAAAAGCTACTAAGGCACAAGAGACAAGTAGGGGGACTGGCTCTGTAGTGCCACCTAGTAATCCGTCTGCTGCTTGCGCGTCATCTTGA